From a region of the Vanrija pseudolonga chromosome 2, complete sequence genome:
- the RPS12 gene encoding 40S ribosomal protein S12, translated as MSDAGSAVSNAVEVEQVEVAEQSGPLSVEQALEQVISTALRHDGLARGLRESAKALDKREAHLCVLVETVTEAEYSKLIEALCAEHNIQLIKVSDAKTLGQWAGLSKIDREGNPRKVVGCSSVVITNYGVETPGLQVLLDYFKTR; from the exons ATGTCTGACGCCGGATCCGCTGTTTccaacgccgtcgaggtcgagcaggttgaggtcgccgagcagtCCGGCCCTCTTTCGGTCGAGCAGGCCCTTGAGCAG GTCATTTCTACTGCCCTGCGTCACGATGGCCTTGCCCGCGGCCTTCGCGAGTCGGCTAAGGCCCTTGACAAGCGCGAGGCTCACCTCTGCGTTCTCGTCGAGACCGTTACCGAGG CCGAGTACTCGAAGCTTATTGAGGCCCTCTGCGCCGAGCACAACATCCAGCTCATCAAGGTCTCGGACGCCAAGACCCTTGGCCAGTGGGCTGGTCTCTCGAAGATTGACCGTGAGGGCAACCCCCGCAAGGTTGTCGGCTGCTCGTCGGTTGTCATCACCAACTACGGTGTCGAGACCCCTGGTCTCCAGGTCCTCCTTGACTACTTCAAGACCCGCTAA